Proteins encoded in a region of the Streptomyces sp. NBC_01471 genome:
- the pepN gene encoding aminopeptidase N, with amino-acid sequence MPGENLSRDEARRRAELLSVDGYAVALDLRSALGDVPDGEPRTFRSVTTVRFRSAETGVSTFADLIAPSVTSVKLNGRELDPAVVFDGSRIALDGLAAENVLVVDAQCAYSRTGEGMHRFVDPEDGEVYLYTQYEPADSRRVFTNFEQPDLKAPYEFEVTAPDGWTVWSNGVGEHTDGVWSFAETKPISTYITAVVAGPYHHVTDVYRRTLDDGAELEIPLGALCRKGLARHFDADDIFLVTKQGLDFFHDHFDFPYPFGKYDQAFVPEYNLGAMENPGLVTFREEYIYRGKVTRAAYERRANVILHEMAHMWFGDLVTMVWWDDLWLKESFADFMGTFSMVNATRFTDGWITFANNRKAWAYRADQLPSTHPVTADIRDLEDAKLNFDGITYAKGASVLKQLVAYVGQEAFLEGARRYFKRNAYGNTRLGDLLSVLEETSGRDMVSWSRSWLQTAGVNSLTPAVVHDAEGRVTELAVMQDAADSHPELRPHRVAVGLYRVEDGALVRYARAEADVSGPRTVVAELAGAERPDLVLVNDDDLTYCKIRFDEGSLDTLREHLGDITDPLARALCWSALWNLTRDALMPARDFIALVLRFAGRESDIGVLQMLHAWTLSALLHYAAPEWREEGGRLLAEGALRELRLAEPGSEAQLTWARFFASTATTDTDFQLIQGLLDGSAKVDGLDVDQELRWELLAPLASHGIADEQGIAAELARDDTASGKRHEVRALASRPSAEVKAEAWAALVESDTLSNALVEAVIGGFGQASQRELTAPYAPKYFEVIERIWSERSIQIGILVVKGLFPGLQDNRSTLTATDAWLDGHRDAPPALRRLVLEARDDLARALRGQECDAGAGSAAGRAV; translated from the coding sequence GTGCCCGGTGAGAATCTGTCCCGCGACGAAGCCCGGAGGCGGGCCGAGCTCCTCTCCGTCGACGGGTACGCGGTCGCCCTCGATCTGCGCTCGGCGCTCGGTGACGTCCCGGACGGCGAGCCGCGCACGTTCCGCTCGGTGACGACGGTGCGGTTCCGTTCGGCCGAGACGGGCGTCTCCACCTTCGCCGATCTGATCGCTCCGTCGGTGACGTCGGTGAAGCTGAACGGGCGCGAGCTGGACCCGGCCGTCGTCTTCGACGGGTCCCGGATCGCGCTCGACGGGCTCGCCGCCGAGAACGTCCTGGTCGTGGACGCGCAGTGCGCGTACAGCAGGACCGGCGAGGGCATGCACCGCTTCGTCGACCCGGAGGACGGCGAGGTCTACCTGTACACGCAGTACGAGCCCGCCGACTCGCGCCGGGTCTTCACGAACTTCGAACAGCCCGACCTGAAGGCGCCGTACGAGTTCGAGGTGACGGCGCCCGACGGCTGGACGGTGTGGAGCAACGGCGTCGGCGAGCACACCGACGGGGTGTGGAGCTTCGCGGAGACCAAGCCGATCTCCACGTACATCACCGCGGTCGTCGCCGGCCCGTACCACCACGTGACCGATGTCTACCGCCGGACCCTGGACGACGGGGCCGAGCTGGAGATCCCGCTCGGCGCTCTCTGCCGCAAGGGTCTTGCCCGGCACTTCGACGCCGATGACATCTTCCTGGTCACCAAGCAGGGGCTGGACTTCTTCCACGACCACTTCGACTTCCCGTACCCCTTCGGCAAGTACGACCAGGCCTTCGTGCCCGAGTACAACCTCGGCGCGATGGAGAACCCCGGTCTGGTGACGTTCCGCGAGGAGTACATCTACCGGGGCAAGGTGACGCGCGCGGCATACGAGCGCCGGGCCAACGTCATCCTGCACGAGATGGCCCACATGTGGTTCGGCGATCTCGTCACCATGGTCTGGTGGGACGACCTGTGGCTGAAGGAGTCCTTCGCGGACTTCATGGGCACCTTCTCGATGGTCAACGCCACCCGCTTCACCGACGGCTGGATCACCTTCGCCAACAACCGCAAGGCCTGGGCGTACCGCGCCGACCAGCTGCCGTCCACCCACCCGGTCACGGCCGACATCCGTGACCTGGAGGACGCCAAGCTGAACTTCGACGGGATCACCTACGCCAAGGGCGCCTCGGTGCTCAAGCAGCTGGTCGCCTACGTCGGTCAGGAGGCCTTCCTGGAGGGCGCCCGCCGCTACTTCAAGCGGAACGCGTACGGGAACACCCGGCTCGGCGATCTGCTGTCCGTGCTGGAGGAGACCAGTGGCCGGGACATGGTGTCCTGGTCGCGCTCCTGGCTCCAGACGGCCGGGGTCAACTCGCTGACGCCCGCCGTCGTCCACGACGCGGAGGGCCGTGTCACGGAGCTGGCCGTGATGCAGGACGCGGCCGACTCGCACCCCGAGCTGCGCCCGCACCGGGTGGCCGTCGGGCTGTACCGGGTCGAGGACGGGGCGCTGGTGCGGTACGCGCGCGCCGAGGCGGACGTGTCGGGGCCGCGTACGGTCGTGGCCGAACTGGCCGGTGCCGAACGGCCCGACCTGGTGCTGGTCAACGACGACGACCTCACGTACTGCAAGATCCGCTTCGACGAGGGTTCGCTGGACACGCTCCGCGAGCACCTCGGGGACATCACCGATCCGCTCGCACGGGCGCTCTGCTGGTCGGCACTGTGGAACCTGACCCGGGACGCGCTGATGCCGGCCCGGGACTTCATCGCGCTGGTCCTGCGGTTCGCGGGCCGCGAGTCGGACATCGGCGTGCTCCAGATGCTGCACGCCTGGACGCTGAGCGCGCTGCTGCACTACGCGGCGCCCGAGTGGCGCGAGGAGGGCGGGCGGCTGCTCGCCGAGGGTGCGCTGCGCGAGCTGCGGCTGGCCGAGCCCGGCAGCGAGGCCCAGCTGACCTGGGCGCGGTTCTTCGCGTCCACCGCGACGACGGACACCGATTTCCAGCTGATCCAGGGACTGCTCGACGGCTCGGCGAAGGTCGACGGGCTCGATGTGGACCAGGAGCTTCGCTGGGAGCTGCTGGCCCCGCTGGCCTCGCACGGCATCGCCGACGAGCAGGGCATCGCGGCGGAGCTGGCCCGCGACGACACGGCGTCCGGCAAGCGGCACGAGGTGCGCGCGCTGGCCTCGCGCCCCTCGGCCGAGGTCAAGGCGGAGGCCTGGGCGGCGCTCGTGGAGTCCGACACGCTCTCCAACGCGCTGGTGGAGGCGGTGATCGGCGGGTTCGGACAGGCGTCGCAGCGCGAGCTGACCGCCCCGTACGCACCGAAGTACTTCGAGGTCATCGAGCGCATCTGGTCCGAGCGTTCGATCCAGATCGGGATCCTCGTCGTGAAGGGCCTCTTCCCCGGACTGCAGGACAACCGGTCGACGCTCACGGCGACGGACGCCTGGCTGGACGGGCACCGGGACGCGCCGCCCGCACTGCGCCGGCTCGTCCTGGAGGCGCGGGACGACCTGGCGCGTGCGCTGCGCGGCCAGGAATGCGATGCCGGGGCGGGATCCGCAGCGGGGCGAGCCGTCTGA
- a CDS encoding TIGR03767 family metallophosphoesterase, whose translation MSRMRSAARALDRRAFLAAAGAAAVAAGVGTAIGTGGGASAAPAPATPGAAVPAALRSAPTAPPGPSPAGTTLLASAAPRTGHPGSGYRRLGDGPGWDRVVRDRLATPGAGRAARRSTLAAFVQLTDLHLTDVQHPVRGEFLRPADTASWRPQEALTVPGAVSLVERVNALRAGPATGAPLSFVMTTGDNTDNNSHAELGWFLTVMSGGRITPNTGDPHRYEGVQDSGITHFWHPDSTLRDTDKQRGFPRIEGFLAAAVRSVNSPGLRLPWYSTVGNHDSLTGGSMAARGHFLADFAAGGRKLYEIPAAEARAQLATDQKNGDFDGSHFAALVRRHAKDLRHITPDPARAPFTPREYLTAHLDPAHAGAGPVGHGYTRSNLDSDTLYYSFRVAPGVLGISLDTTGRGGHFTGTVGTAQLNWLERTLKAHAGEHVLVFSHHNSWTITNTHPDPARPGERNHSGAEIVALLGKHRNAVAWINGHSHRNKIQPHGSFWEVTTASHIDFPQLARVFELVDNKDGTLSLFTTLVESAAPYRTDFTDLSQTGLAALYRELSFNAPGARTDLSGTAGDRNTELVLKKR comes from the coding sequence ATGTCACGTATGCGTTCCGCCGCCCGCGCACTCGACCGCCGTGCTTTTCTCGCCGCCGCCGGGGCCGCAGCCGTCGCGGCCGGCGTCGGCACGGCCATCGGCACCGGCGGCGGCGCCTCCGCCGCCCCCGCTCCCGCCACGCCCGGGGCCGCCGTGCCCGCCGCACTCCGCTCCGCGCCCACCGCACCCCCCGGGCCGTCACCGGCCGGTACCACCCTGCTCGCCTCGGCGGCCCCCCGCACCGGCCACCCGGGCAGCGGCTACCGGCGGCTGGGCGACGGGCCCGGCTGGGACCGGGTCGTACGGGACCGGCTCGCCACCCCGGGCGCGGGCCGCGCCGCCCGGCGCAGCACGCTCGCCGCCTTCGTCCAGCTCACCGACCTGCACCTCACCGACGTCCAGCACCCGGTGCGCGGCGAATTCCTGCGCCCCGCCGACACCGCGTCCTGGCGCCCGCAGGAAGCGCTCACGGTGCCCGGCGCGGTCTCGCTGGTGGAGCGGGTCAACGCCCTGCGCGCGGGCCCCGCCACCGGAGCGCCGCTCTCCTTCGTGATGACCACCGGGGACAACACCGACAACAACTCCCACGCCGAACTCGGCTGGTTCCTCACGGTGATGAGCGGCGGACGCATCACCCCCAACACCGGTGACCCGCACCGCTACGAGGGGGTCCAGGACTCCGGCATCACGCACTTCTGGCACCCGGACTCGACCCTGCGCGACACGGACAAGCAGCGCGGCTTCCCGCGCATCGAGGGCTTCCTCGCGGCGGCCGTGCGCTCGGTGAACAGCCCGGGGCTGCGCCTGCCCTGGTACTCGACCGTCGGCAACCACGACTCGCTCACCGGCGGATCCATGGCGGCCCGCGGCCACTTCCTGGCCGACTTCGCGGCCGGCGGGCGGAAGCTGTACGAGATCCCGGCCGCCGAGGCGCGGGCCCAGCTGGCCACGGACCAGAAGAACGGGGACTTCGACGGCAGCCACTTCGCCGCCCTGGTCCGCAGGCACGCCAAGGACCTGCGCCACATCACCCCGGACCCGGCCCGCGCTCCCTTCACCCCGCGTGAGTACCTCACCGCCCACCTCGACCCCGCGCACGCGGGCGCCGGTCCGGTGGGGCACGGCTACACCCGGTCCAACCTCGACAGCGACACGCTCTACTACAGCTTCCGGGTCGCCCCCGGCGTCCTCGGGATCAGCCTCGACACCACCGGCCGGGGCGGCCACTTCACGGGCACGGTCGGCACCGCGCAGCTGAACTGGCTGGAGCGGACGCTCAAGGCCCATGCGGGCGAACACGTCCTGGTCTTCAGCCACCACAACAGCTGGACCATCACCAACACCCACCCCGACCCGGCCCGCCCCGGTGAGCGGAACCACTCCGGCGCCGAGATCGTCGCGCTGCTGGGGAAGCACCGCAACGCGGTCGCCTGGATCAACGGCCACAGCCACCGCAACAAGATCCAGCCGCACGGCTCCTTCTGGGAGGTCACCACCGCGTCGCACATCGACTTCCCGCAGCTCGCCCGGGTCTTCGAGCTGGTCGACAACAAGGACGGCACGCTCTCGCTCTTCACCACCCTGGTCGAGTCGGCGGCCCCGTACCGAACGGACTTCACCGACCTCTCCCAGACCGGCCTGGCCGCGCTCTACCGGGAGCTGTCCTTCAACGCCCCCGGCGCCCGTACGGACCTCTCGGGTACGGCGGGCGACCGGAACACCGAACTCGTCCTCAAGAAGCGCTGA
- a CDS encoding DsbA family protein yields the protein MPEKTPVDFWFDPLCPWAWMTSRWMLEVEKVREVEVRWHVMSLAVLNEDRVDELPEEYREMLAVKAWAPVRVVVAAQQKHGDEIVGKLYTALGTRFHNEGQGPTREAIAAALDEVGLPAELLDYADQSPFDYEAELRASHRDGIDRVGQEVGTPVIAVTGADGEQVAFFGPVVTPAPKGDEAAKLWDGTLMVASVPGFYEIKRTRTQGPIFD from the coding sequence ATGCCCGAGAAGACCCCCGTCGACTTCTGGTTCGACCCGCTTTGCCCCTGGGCGTGGATGACGTCCCGCTGGATGCTGGAGGTCGAGAAGGTCCGGGAGGTCGAGGTCCGCTGGCACGTGATGAGCCTCGCCGTCCTGAACGAGGACCGTGTCGACGAGCTGCCCGAGGAATACCGCGAGATGCTCGCCGTCAAGGCCTGGGCACCGGTGCGGGTCGTCGTCGCCGCCCAGCAGAAGCACGGCGACGAGATCGTCGGCAAGCTGTACACCGCGCTCGGCACCCGTTTCCACAACGAGGGCCAGGGCCCGACCCGTGAGGCCATCGCGGCCGCGCTGGACGAGGTGGGCCTGCCCGCCGAGCTGCTCGACTACGCCGACCAGAGCCCGTTCGACTACGAGGCGGAGCTGCGCGCCTCCCACCGGGACGGCATCGACAGGGTCGGCCAGGAGGTCGGCACCCCGGTCATCGCGGTCACCGGCGCCGACGGCGAGCAGGTCGCCTTCTTCGGCCCGGTGGTCACCCCGGCACCCAAGGGCGACGAGGCGGCGAAGCTCTGGGACGGCACGCTGATGGTCGCCTCGGTCCCCGGCTTCTACGAGATCAAGCGGACCCGTACGCAGGGGCCGATCTTCGACTGA
- a CDS encoding superoxide dismutase, whose product MATYTLPELPYDYAALEPVINPQIIELHHDKHHAAYVKGANDTLEQLAEARDKDQWGAVNGLEKNLAFHLSGHILHSIYWHNMTGDGGGEPLDKDGVGDLAGAIAESFGSFAKFKAQLTKAAATTQGSGWGVLAYEPVSGRLIVEQIYDHQGNVGQGSVPVLVFDAWEHAFYLQYKNQKVDFIEAMWKVVNWQDVAKRYAAAKERADVLLLAP is encoded by the coding sequence ATGGCGACTTACACACTTCCTGAACTTCCGTACGACTACGCGGCGCTGGAACCGGTGATCAATCCCCAGATCATCGAGCTGCACCACGACAAGCACCATGCGGCGTATGTGAAGGGCGCGAACGACACGCTGGAGCAGCTGGCGGAGGCGCGCGACAAGGACCAGTGGGGCGCGGTGAACGGGCTGGAGAAGAACCTCGCGTTCCATCTCTCCGGCCACATCCTGCACAGCATCTACTGGCACAACATGACCGGTGACGGCGGCGGCGAGCCCCTCGACAAGGACGGCGTCGGCGACCTCGCCGGCGCGATCGCCGAGTCGTTCGGCTCCTTCGCCAAGTTCAAGGCCCAGCTGACCAAGGCCGCCGCGACCACCCAGGGTTCCGGCTGGGGTGTCCTCGCGTACGAGCCGGTCAGCGGACGGCTCATCGTCGAGCAGATCTACGACCACCAGGGCAACGTCGGCCAGGGTTCGGTGCCGGTGCTGGTCTTCGACGCCTGGGAGCACGCCTTCTATCTCCAGTACAAGAACCAGAAGGTGGACTTCATCGAGGCGATGTGGAAGGTCGTCAACTGGCAGGACGTGGCGAAGCGTTACGCCGCGGCCAAGGAGCGCGCCGACGTGCTGCTGCTCGCGCCGTGA
- a CDS encoding biotin transporter BioY: MSTAAATTRPGAVLADLLPATRVRDIALVLGGAAITGVAAQIAVPIPGSPVPVTGQTFAALLVGASLGARRGFLSLAVYALVGMVGMPWFANGTSGPGGATFGYVLGMLLASAVVGALARRGGDRSVLRTAGTMVLGSAIIYAVGVPYLALATGLSASAAIAAGLVPFLIGDALKAALAMGALPSAWKLAGRRG; encoded by the coding sequence ATGAGTACTGCTGCCGCCACCACCCGCCCCGGAGCGGTTCTCGCCGACCTGCTGCCGGCCACCCGTGTCCGCGACATCGCGCTCGTGCTCGGCGGCGCCGCGATCACCGGCGTAGCGGCGCAGATCGCCGTGCCGATCCCCGGCTCCCCGGTCCCGGTCACCGGACAGACCTTCGCCGCGCTCCTCGTGGGCGCCTCGCTCGGAGCGCGCCGCGGCTTCCTCTCCCTCGCGGTGTACGCGCTGGTGGGCATGGTGGGTATGCCGTGGTTCGCGAACGGCACCTCGGGCCCCGGCGGCGCCACGTTCGGCTATGTCCTGGGCATGCTGCTCGCATCGGCCGTGGTCGGCGCGCTGGCCCGGCGCGGCGGCGACCGGTCCGTGCTGCGCACCGCGGGCACCATGGTGCTCGGCTCGGCGATCATCTACGCGGTCGGCGTCCCGTACCTGGCACTGGCCACCGGCCTCTCGGCCTCGGCGGCCATCGCCGCCGGTCTTGTCCCGTTCCTCATCGGCGACGCGCTGAAGGCCGCCCTCGCGATGGGCGCGCTGCCGAGCGCCTGGAAGCTGGCGGGCCGCCGCGGCTGA
- a CDS encoding amino acid permease, whose product MSEPLPAEPLSAGLKQRHLTMLGLGGVIGAGLFVGSGAGIAAAGPGIVVSYLIAGTLAMLVMRMLGEMSSALPASGSFSVYAERALGRWAGFTAGWLYWFLLVVVLAVEATAAAQIANGWVPGVPQWAWVLVFMVVFTVTNLAAVRNFGEFEFWFAALKVGAIVLFLVLGLLAVFGVLPDTDPVGLTNLTGQGGFLPHGWHGVFSGVLAVVFAFGGLEVVTIAAAETKDPVHAVGRAVRSAVFRILFFFVGSMLVIVTVLPWSAQKAGLSPYVTVLDSIGVPSAGTIMNIVVFVAMLSALNANLYGSSRMIFSLAERGEAPRGLLKVTRSVPRRAVLASVAFGFISVLLNLEWPDSVFLYMLNAVGAVLLFVWALITASQLRLRRRIERDTPELLQLRMWGFPWLSWATLIGLAAVFILMLTDATARPQLLWSLGATAVVLVVAGVRELSARRG is encoded by the coding sequence ATGTCCGAACCACTTCCGGCGGAGCCTCTCTCCGCCGGGCTGAAGCAGCGCCATCTGACCATGCTCGGCCTGGGCGGGGTGATCGGCGCCGGGCTCTTCGTGGGTTCGGGCGCGGGCATCGCGGCCGCGGGCCCCGGCATCGTCGTCTCCTATCTGATCGCGGGCACGCTCGCGATGCTGGTGATGCGGATGCTCGGCGAGATGTCGTCGGCACTGCCCGCGTCCGGTTCGTTCTCGGTGTACGCGGAGCGGGCACTGGGACGCTGGGCGGGATTCACGGCGGGGTGGCTGTACTGGTTCCTGCTGGTGGTCGTCCTCGCGGTGGAGGCGACGGCCGCGGCCCAGATCGCCAACGGCTGGGTGCCCGGCGTCCCGCAGTGGGCCTGGGTACTGGTCTTCATGGTGGTCTTCACCGTCACCAACCTCGCGGCCGTACGGAACTTCGGCGAGTTCGAGTTCTGGTTCGCGGCGCTGAAGGTCGGCGCCATCGTCCTCTTCCTGGTGCTCGGGCTGCTGGCGGTCTTCGGTGTGCTCCCGGACACCGACCCCGTCGGGCTGACCAACCTCACCGGGCAGGGCGGCTTCCTGCCGCACGGCTGGCACGGCGTCTTCTCCGGGGTACTCGCGGTCGTCTTCGCCTTCGGCGGTCTGGAGGTCGTGACGATCGCCGCGGCCGAGACCAAGGATCCGGTGCACGCGGTCGGCCGGGCGGTGCGCAGCGCGGTGTTCCGGATCCTCTTCTTCTTCGTGGGGTCGATGCTGGTCATCGTGACAGTGCTGCCCTGGAGCGCCCAGAAGGCGGGGCTGTCCCCGTATGTGACGGTGCTCGACTCGATCGGCGTGCCGTCCGCGGGCACCATCATGAACATCGTCGTCTTCGTGGCGATGCTCTCCGCGCTGAACGCCAATCTGTACGGCTCGTCGCGGATGATCTTCTCGCTGGCCGAGCGCGGCGAGGCGCCGCGCGGGCTGCTCAAGGTCACCCGCAGTGTGCCGCGCCGGGCGGTCCTCGCCTCGGTCGCCTTCGGGTTCATATCGGTCCTGCTGAATCTGGAATGGCCGGACTCGGTCTTCCTCTACATGCTCAACGCGGTGGGCGCGGTCCTGCTGTTCGTGTGGGCGCTGATCACCGCCTCCCAGCTGAGGCTGCGCCGCAGGATCGAGCGGGACACCCCGGAGCTGCTCCAGCTGAGGATGTGGGGCTTCCCGTGGCTGAGCTGGGCCACGCTGATCGGTCTGGCCGCCGTTTTCATCCTGATGCTGACCGATGCCACGGCCCGCCCGCAGCTGCTGTGGTCGCTGGGCGCGACGGCCGTGGTGCTGGTGGTCGCGGGCGTACGGGAGTTGAGCGCGCGACGCGGTTAG